The Pseudanabaena galeata CCNP1313 genome includes a region encoding these proteins:
- a CDS encoding pentapeptide repeat-containing protein, giving the protein MTFPSHAALTKAELLDRYAKGDRNFEQSHLQDTDMQGVSLHGIDLSESILTHINFSGSDLRGADLGWADLSRANLEKVDFRGAILTRADLSYANLRGANLLKADLSLAKLDHTKLSGTIMPDGSVNQ; this is encoded by the coding sequence ATGACTTTTCCTTCTCATGCGGCCCTAACCAAGGCTGAATTACTTGATCGTTATGCTAAAGGCGATCGCAACTTTGAGCAATCACATTTACAGGACACAGATATGCAAGGCGTATCATTGCATGGTATTGACCTCAGTGAATCAATCTTGACTCACATTAACTTTAGTGGTTCGGATTTGCGTGGGGCTGATCTTGGATGGGCAGATCTTAGTCGTGCTAATCTCGAAAAAGTAGATTTTCGGGGTGCAATTTTAACCAGAGCTGATTTAAGCTATGCTAACTTAAGAGGTGCAAACCTTCTGAAAGCTGATCTTAGCTTAGCTAAATTAGATCATACAAAATTGAGTGGAACTATCATGCCTGATGGTTCGGTTAATCAATAA